A portion of the Collinsella aerofaciens genome contains these proteins:
- a CDS encoding electron transfer flavoprotein subunit beta/FixA family protein, with the protein MSDFHMVVCVKAVPGSTEVKMDPKTNTIVRDGKQAVINPFDASALECALTLKDDFIGFGMDVRVTVVSMGIPATESLLRDCIARGADDALLLTDRAFAGADTLATTYALKCGIEALDEDFDLLICGKMAVDGDTAQIGPELAGAFEIPCVTDVSCVQSAGFTTCGSLALVHGCDAGEETVYLEMPCAMTTAKEIGQLRMPSIAGIRAAEDADVRVASAADVNADPSRCGLAGSPTQVVRSFVPDRDQTCEAVEGTASEQAVKLAKIIEGMA; encoded by the coding sequence ATGAGTGATTTCCATATGGTGGTGTGCGTCAAGGCGGTGCCCGGAAGCACCGAGGTCAAGATGGACCCCAAGACCAATACTATCGTGCGTGATGGCAAGCAGGCGGTCATTAATCCCTTCGATGCAAGTGCCCTCGAATGTGCGCTAACGCTGAAGGACGACTTTATCGGCTTTGGCATGGACGTGCGTGTGACGGTGGTGTCGATGGGTATCCCCGCGACCGAATCGCTGCTGCGCGACTGCATCGCCCGCGGTGCCGACGACGCGCTGCTGCTGACCGACCGAGCCTTTGCGGGTGCCGATACCCTAGCCACCACCTATGCCCTCAAATGCGGCATCGAGGCACTCGATGAGGACTTTGACCTGCTCATCTGCGGCAAGATGGCAGTGGACGGCGATACGGCCCAGATCGGCCCCGAGCTGGCCGGCGCCTTTGAGATCCCCTGCGTGACCGACGTGAGCTGTGTGCAGAGCGCGGGATTTACGACGTGTGGCTCGCTGGCGCTCGTTCACGGCTGCGATGCCGGCGAGGAGACGGTGTACCTGGAGATGCCGTGTGCGATGACGACTGCCAAGGAGATTGGCCAGCTGCGCATGCCGAGTATTGCCGGTATTCGCGCGGCCGAGGATGCAGACGTGCGCGTGGCCAGCGCTGCCGACGTAAACGCCGACCCCTCGCGTTGCGGCCTTGCCGGATCACCGACGCAGGTCGTGCGCTCGTTTGTGCCCGACCGTGACCAAACGTGCGAGGCCGTTGAGGGAACGGCGTCCGAGCAGGCGGTAAAACTTGCCAAGATTATCGAGGGGATGGCATAG
- a CDS encoding electron transfer flavoprotein subunit alpha has product MSGLIIDSEACIGCGRCVRACASGGIVVEGERPNRCARVTDGCILCGGCVDACPVNAISIERDEAAGAADLDAYRDIWIFVQTDEHDAVASVAFELMGKGRELADARGCRLVALVGMSPEGSLGDLEHLICAGADEVLVCRDDRLRQNDAEVYARLICDLVAERKPEAILYGATAFGRELAPGVAVRLQTGLTADCTVLSMDTETGLLQQTRPAFGGNLMATIICPNHRPQMATVRPGIFKAPEFDYSRSGTIAQVVLADDVKARVEISIPAEEWGQQASIADAERLVVVGRGIGSKKNLPLMRKLADALGAELGCTRPVVEAGWLEYRHQIGQTGVSVSPKLLVSIGVSGAIQHLAGIGGAECIVAINEDPDAPIFGAAQYKVVGDAVEIVEELLAQLEC; this is encoded by the coding sequence ATGAGCGGGCTGATTATCGATAGCGAAGCCTGTATCGGCTGCGGTCGCTGCGTTCGCGCCTGCGCCTCGGGCGGCATTGTGGTGGAGGGTGAGCGCCCCAATCGCTGTGCCCGCGTAACCGACGGCTGTATCCTGTGCGGTGGGTGCGTCGACGCCTGCCCCGTCAACGCCATCTCGATTGAGCGCGACGAGGCCGCCGGCGCGGCAGACCTTGACGCATATCGAGACATCTGGATCTTCGTGCAAACTGACGAGCACGACGCCGTGGCATCCGTGGCCTTCGAGCTCATGGGCAAGGGGCGCGAGCTTGCCGATGCCCGCGGCTGCCGTCTGGTGGCACTGGTCGGCATGAGCCCCGAGGGCTCACTCGGGGACCTGGAGCATCTGATTTGCGCCGGTGCGGACGAAGTTCTGGTCTGTCGTGACGACCGCCTGCGTCAGAACGACGCGGAGGTCTACGCCCGCTTGATCTGCGATTTGGTGGCCGAGCGCAAGCCCGAGGCCATTCTGTACGGCGCGACCGCCTTTGGTCGCGAGCTGGCGCCCGGTGTGGCCGTGCGCTTGCAGACGGGCCTTACGGCCGATTGCACGGTGCTTTCGATGGATACGGAGACGGGTCTGCTGCAGCAGACGCGCCCGGCGTTTGGCGGCAACCTGATGGCCACCATTATCTGCCCCAACCACCGTCCTCAGATGGCAACGGTGCGCCCCGGCATCTTTAAGGCGCCCGAGTTTGACTATAGCCGCTCCGGCACGATTGCCCAGGTAGTGCTTGCGGATGACGTTAAGGCCCGTGTCGAGATCTCGATTCCCGCCGAGGAGTGGGGACAGCAGGCCTCAATTGCCGATGCCGAGCGTCTGGTCGTGGTGGGCCGCGGTATCGGCTCCAAGAAGAATCTGCCCCTGATGCGAAAACTCGCCGATGCCCTGGGTGCCGAGCTTGGTTGCACGCGCCCCGTGGTGGAGGCCGGCTGGCTGGAGTATCGCCACCAAATTGGCCAGACGGGTGTATCGGTCTCGCCCAAGCTCCTCGTGAGCATCGGTGTCTCGGGTGCTATCCAGCATCTCGCCGGCATCGGTGGGGCGGAGTGCATTGTCGCCATCAATGAGGACCCGGATGCCCCCATCTTTGGTGCCGCCCAGTACAAGGTCGTCGGCGATGCCGTTGAGATCGTTGAGGAGCTGCTGGCTCAGCTCGAGTGCTAA
- a CDS encoding HD domain-containing protein, which translates to MTAIDRDRARAAFKSYTDAYDVTNPRIALKIEHTYHVAEACDAVAREQGWSSEDIDLAWLCGLLHDMGRFEQLRRWDTFKDAESMSHAALGIEVLFGENPADAPAVTSIRDFIDDPAEDELIRTSIAHHSDFRLPTELDTRTRSFCDIVRDGDQIDIMRTIADSTVDTILKVDEETFLASHFSTPALTAFNEHRCVTRDERDEPADFLVGLICFMFELVNPASRALAREQGDIYRLLDAPFGITRPFTDPAAQATWSRLKDELRRWLASA; encoded by the coding sequence ATGACAGCTATCGATCGAGACCGGGCGCGCGCGGCCTTCAAAAGCTACACCGATGCCTACGACGTCACCAACCCACGCATCGCGCTCAAAATCGAGCATACATACCACGTGGCCGAGGCATGCGATGCCGTAGCGCGCGAGCAGGGCTGGTCGTCAGAAGATATTGACCTGGCATGGCTTTGCGGCCTGCTACACGATATGGGCCGCTTTGAGCAGCTGCGGCGCTGGGACACCTTTAAGGACGCCGAGAGCATGAGCCATGCAGCGCTGGGCATCGAGGTCCTCTTTGGCGAGAATCCCGCCGATGCACCCGCCGTAACGAGCATCCGCGACTTTATCGATGACCCGGCAGAGGACGAACTGATCCGCACGAGCATCGCCCACCACAGCGATTTTCGCCTGCCCACGGAACTCGACACCCGTACACGGAGCTTCTGCGATATCGTGCGCGATGGCGACCAGATCGACATTATGCGCACCATCGCCGACAGCACCGTCGACACCATCCTCAAAGTGGATGAGGAGACGTTTCTTGCCAGCCACTTCTCGACACCGGCGCTTACCGCCTTTAACGAGCACCGCTGCGTCACGCGCGATGAGCGCGATGAGCCCGCCGACTTCTTGGTGGGGCTTATCTGCTTTATGTTTGAGCTCGTCAATCCGGCAAGCCGCGCGCTGGCGCGCGAGCAGGGCGATATCTACCGCCTGCTCGACGCGCCCTTTGGCATTACGCGGCCCTTTACCGACCCCGCCGCGCAGGCAACCTGGAGCCGCCTTAAGGACGAGCTGCGCCGCTGGCTGGCAAGCGCTTAG
- a CDS encoding AzlC family ABC transporter permease, with product MLTYVAIGAPCGMIMGQTGMEPWMVFALSSTFVTGSGQFMICNLWLAGVPAPSIIASVAAISSRFALYSASIAPHLAGASKRQTLAVAATLTEEAYGISLAKLVEGEDWGPRESFVLNVILIATWGASCTMGAIVGAVVDVPTAIASFVCTSLFICLLFSQRLSRGNVVAAVSGAVSVAVCKFLGLTNIAVPASVVVGIAIALACDAVLDGRGVRDAR from the coding sequence ATGCTTACCTATGTTGCAATAGGCGCGCCGTGCGGAATGATCATGGGGCAGACGGGAATGGAGCCCTGGATGGTCTTTGCTCTGAGCAGCACGTTTGTGACGGGCAGCGGCCAGTTTATGATCTGCAATCTTTGGCTGGCGGGCGTACCGGCACCTTCGATTATCGCGAGCGTCGCCGCCATCTCCTCGCGCTTCGCTCTTTATTCGGCATCGATCGCACCCCATCTGGCGGGCGCCTCGAAGCGTCAGACGCTGGCTGTTGCCGCGACGCTCACCGAGGAGGCATACGGCATCTCGCTTGCCAAGCTGGTTGAGGGGGAGGATTGGGGCCCGCGCGAATCCTTCGTGCTCAACGTGATCCTCATCGCGACATGGGGCGCTTCGTGCACGATGGGTGCCATCGTCGGTGCCGTTGTCGATGTTCCCACCGCTATTGCGAGTTTCGTCTGCACGTCGCTCTTTATCTGTCTACTCTTTTCGCAGCGGCTGTCGCGCGGCAACGTTGTCGCGGCGGTTTCGGGCGCGGTGTCCGTCGCCGTATGCAAGTTCTTGGGCCTCACGAATATTGCCGTGCCGGCAAGCGTCGTGGTCGGCATTGCCATTGCGCTGGCGTGCGATGCTGTATTAGACGGAAGAGGTGTCCGCGATGCCCGTTAA
- a CDS encoding AzlD domain-containing protein, with protein sequence MPVNEFLVLWLSSWAAIAFFRIAPAFALRGRTLSPRITEALGYIPPAAFAALVANDLVSPGAFDAGLWPALVPWIAAAGVVVVAIKTKSMLWCCVSGIVLYIVLSLV encoded by the coding sequence ATGCCCGTTAACGAGTTCTTGGTTCTGTGGCTGTCGTCGTGGGCTGCTATCGCGTTCTTTCGCATCGCGCCGGCGTTCGCCTTGCGCGGGCGGACCCTGTCGCCCCGCATTACCGAGGCCCTGGGTTATATCCCGCCCGCTGCCTTTGCCGCGCTGGTCGCCAACGACTTGGTGAGCCCCGGCGCGTTCGACGCGGGACTCTGGCCTGCCTTGGTTCCCTGGATTGCGGCTGCCGGCGTCGTGGTGGTGGCAATCAAGACAAAGTCGATGTTGTGGTGCTGTGTTTCGGGCATCGTGCTCTATATCGTTTTGAGCCTCGTATAA
- a CDS encoding 2-keto-3-deoxygluconate permease, with the protein MAQEATASEQKKFKVPRIPGDIMIYPMIVGLLLNTFCPQVFEIGGFFTAACRGGSNTIVAAILLFVGAGISFKSTPGAIKTGIVVLIPKLVVAAALGLGVAYFFNDNFLGLSSVSIIGGITFCNMALYTGIMGEFGDESEQGAVGILFFTAGPAVTMIILGVSGLANIPIGTIIGSILPLVIGMVLGNLFPFIKNLLVPGANPAIAVIGFQLGASMSLSSFITGGISGILLGLITLFIVGPITFAFERLCGGNGKAAIACSTIAGTAMTTPVALAEVAPRYAELAPTAYAQIATAVIITAIMAPILTGWVDKKFCQGKEDLSPVGVEAIEEAVATDIDGE; encoded by the coding sequence ATGGCACAAGAAGCAACCGCCAGCGAGCAAAAGAAATTCAAGGTCCCGCGCATCCCTGGCGACATCATGATTTATCCGATGATCGTCGGTCTTTTGCTCAACACCTTCTGCCCGCAGGTTTTTGAGATCGGCGGATTCTTTACGGCTGCCTGCCGCGGTGGCTCCAATACCATCGTCGCCGCGATCCTGCTGTTTGTGGGCGCCGGCATCAGCTTTAAGTCCACGCCGGGCGCCATCAAGACCGGCATCGTCGTGCTGATTCCCAAGCTGGTCGTCGCAGCGGCTCTCGGCCTGGGCGTGGCATATTTCTTTAACGACAACTTCCTGGGTCTGAGCTCCGTGTCTATCATCGGCGGCATCACGTTTTGCAACATGGCGCTCTATACGGGCATCATGGGCGAGTTCGGTGATGAGTCTGAGCAGGGCGCCGTCGGTATCCTGTTCTTTACGGCCGGCCCCGCCGTCACGATGATCATCCTCGGTGTTTCCGGCCTCGCCAACATTCCCATTGGCACCATTATCGGCTCCATCTTGCCACTCGTTATCGGCATGGTTCTGGGCAACCTGTTCCCGTTTATCAAAAACCTGCTGGTTCCCGGTGCCAATCCTGCGATTGCCGTCATCGGATTTCAGCTCGGTGCGTCCATGAGCCTTTCGAGCTTCATCACCGGCGGCATCTCGGGCATCCTGCTGGGCCTCATCACCCTCTTTATCGTTGGCCCCATCACCTTTGCCTTCGAGCGCTTGTGCGGCGGCAACGGCAAGGCCGCCATTGCTTGCTCCACCATCGCCGGCACGGCTATGACCACGCCGGTTGCCCTCGCCGAGGTCGCGCCGCGCTACGCCGAGCTTGCGCCCACCGCGTACGCTCAGATCGCCACCGCCGTTATCATCACGGCGATCATGGCTCCGATTCTGACTGGCTGGGTCGACAAGAAGTTCTGCCAAGGCAAGGAGGATCTGTCGCCTGTCGGTGTCGAGGCCATCGAGGAGGCCGTCGCGACTGACATCGATGGCGAGTAG
- a CDS encoding sensor domain-containing diguanylate cyclase, which produces MVKALKIEIFVLCMIVLIGLAVRSRRSLFSSTQQLLFSMLGYTSAAYILFDMIWTLSDGVDGTLGIAANWISNAVSFSLFAIACLIWFIYSETVQGSRLLTSRYRVVLVALPTALVVVLAFTSYWTHALFYIDSQGVYRRGFAYMIQPIVSYCYVIHTSLHAFVQSRRVESLQTKAIYRTLAFFAIPALVGGTFQVVYSVPGLCVGIMISMLLLYIIYQEQLISTDPLTGLNNRNRFETYMLSLFSNVDQAEDVYLLMMDADGFKQINDRYGHVEGDHALQVISAALKEVCSASGGFIARYGGDEFVVLQKAVAEQDIMHLCATINDELARVEVPYLLRMSIGYARVGDGVDTWQDLLRAADAELYRVKAEKKKAGVQIR; this is translated from the coding sequence GTGGTTAAGGCACTCAAGATTGAGATATTCGTGCTATGCATGATTGTTCTTATCGGGCTTGCCGTGCGAAGTCGTCGCTCCTTGTTCTCGAGCACCCAGCAGCTATTGTTTAGCATGCTTGGCTACACCTCTGCCGCGTACATATTATTCGATATGATCTGGACGCTTTCGGACGGTGTGGACGGCACGTTGGGCATTGCTGCCAACTGGATTTCCAACGCGGTTTCGTTTTCGCTCTTTGCTATCGCGTGTCTCATTTGGTTTATCTATTCCGAGACGGTGCAGGGTTCTCGCCTTTTGACCTCGCGCTATAGGGTGGTGCTTGTAGCGTTGCCTACGGCTCTGGTGGTCGTGCTGGCGTTTACCAGTTACTGGACGCACGCCCTGTTCTATATCGATTCGCAGGGCGTGTATCGTCGCGGCTTTGCCTATATGATCCAGCCCATCGTCAGCTACTGTTACGTTATACATACGTCCCTGCATGCGTTTGTGCAATCTCGCAGGGTCGAGAGCCTGCAGACGAAGGCCATCTATCGAACCTTGGCATTTTTCGCCATTCCGGCCCTGGTGGGCGGTACCTTTCAGGTCGTATACTCGGTGCCCGGCCTTTGTGTCGGCATAATGATTAGCATGTTGCTGCTCTACATCATCTACCAGGAGCAGCTCATCTCGACCGACCCGTTGACTGGACTTAACAATCGCAACCGTTTTGAGACCTATATGCTGTCGCTCTTCTCAAATGTGGATCAGGCCGAAGATGTATATCTGCTTATGATGGACGCCGACGGCTTTAAGCAGATTAACGATCGCTATGGGCATGTGGAGGGCGACCACGCTCTTCAGGTCATATCCGCTGCGCTCAAAGAAGTCTGCTCGGCGTCTGGCGGCTTTATCGCACGTTATGGTGGCGATGAGTTCGTGGTGCTCCAAAAGGCAGTGGCGGAACAGGATATCATGCATCTGTGCGCGACAATCAACGACGAGCTCGCGCGCGTCGAGGTTCCGTATCTGTTGCGGATGTCCATCGGCTACGCACGGGTCGGTGACGGTGTCGATACCTGGCAAGACTTGCTTCGCGCTGCCGATGCGGAGCTCTACCGCGTCAAGGCCGAGAAAAAGAAAGCCGGCGTCCAGATACGCTAG
- a CDS encoding DMT family transporter has product MESRKPYLATLPGLILGCLVCCALWGSAFPCIKIGYALFGIPAHDSASQLLFAGLRFTLAGMLVIVGMSVAQRRPLVPQARDIKPILTLSLFQTIGQYFFFYLGLSRASAMSSSIIEASANFLAILFAALAFHTEKLNTAKVLGCALGFAGVALVNISGADGTFGFRLNGEGFILASTVAGALSTCLIGIFSRKHDGVLLAGWQFLVGGLVLTAIGFLMGGTLSPTAIAPAIALIIYMALISAVAYSLWSRLLAVNPVSRVSVFGFMNPVFGVALSALLLGEGAGTSPVTVIVALLLVCGGIIIVNKPKKA; this is encoded by the coding sequence ATGGAAAGCCGCAAGCCGTATCTCGCCACCCTGCCCGGACTCATCCTGGGCTGTCTTGTTTGCTGTGCACTCTGGGGATCGGCCTTTCCCTGCATCAAGATCGGCTACGCGCTCTTTGGTATCCCGGCGCACGATAGCGCCTCGCAGCTGCTCTTCGCGGGTCTGCGCTTCACCCTTGCCGGCATGCTGGTCATTGTTGGCATGAGTGTGGCCCAGCGCCGTCCGCTCGTTCCGCAAGCGCGCGACATCAAGCCCATCCTCACGTTGTCGCTCTTCCAGACTATCGGCCAGTACTTCTTTTTCTATCTGGGCCTCTCGCGCGCCAGCGCCATGTCGAGCTCCATCATCGAGGCCAGCGCCAACTTCCTCGCAATCCTCTTTGCCGCCCTGGCATTTCACACCGAGAAGCTCAATACGGCCAAGGTGCTTGGCTGTGCGCTGGGCTTTGCCGGCGTCGCGCTCGTCAACATCTCGGGCGCAGATGGCACCTTTGGCTTCAGGCTCAATGGCGAGGGCTTTATCCTAGCCTCCACTGTCGCGGGTGCTCTTTCGACCTGCCTGATCGGCATCTTCTCGCGCAAGCACGACGGCGTCTTGCTTGCCGGGTGGCAGTTCTTGGTCGGCGGCCTGGTCCTCACCGCCATCGGCTTTTTGATGGGTGGCACGTTATCCCCCACCGCAATCGCCCCTGCTATCGCACTCATCATTTATATGGCACTTATTTCTGCCGTCGCGTACTCGCTGTGGTCCCGCCTGCTCGCCGTCAACCCCGTCAGCCGCGTCTCGGTCTTTGGCTTTATGAACCCGGTCTTTGGCGTAGCTCTGAGCGCGTTGCTGCTCGGCGAGGGTGCTGGCACGAGCCCCGTTACCGTCATCGTTGCCCTGCTCTTGGTCTGCGGCGGCATCATCATCGTCAACAAACCCAAAAAAGCCTAG
- a CDS encoding phosphoribosylformylglycinamidine synthase yields the protein MVSRIYVEKKPGFDVEAQQLKGELTEILGIKGIEALRIINRYDVEGIDEELFRSCVPTVFSEPQVDVTYDELPASDGAIFAVEFLPGQFDQRADSASECVQLISQGERPAVRSAKVYMISGALDEAAVEAIKHYVVNPVEARIASLDLPKTLYMETPEPAPVEVLAGFRELDEAGLAAFISERGLAMDEADIAFCQQYFRDEDRDPTITEIRVIDTYWSDHCRHTTFGTVLDDVTIDDAVVQQAFDRYMEMRHELGRDAKPVCLMDMGTIGAKYLKKTGVMTDVDESEEINACTVKVKVDVDGEDQDWLFLFKNETHNHPTEIEPFGGAATCVGGAIRDPLSGRSYVYQAMRVTGAGDPTVPVSETLEGKLPQRKLVTTAAAGYSSYGNQIGLATGQVNELYHPGYVAKRMEVGAVVGATPANHVRRECPAPTDKIILLGGRTGRDGIGGATGSSKTQNTESIETSGAEVQKGNAPVERKLQRLFRRGDACRLIKRCNDFGAGGVSVAVGELADGLYVDLDTVTKKYDGLDGTELAISESQERMACAVADGDVEEFMGYAAEENLEATVIAEVTAEPRMRMAWNGVAIVDLSREFLNSNGAPKHQVAHVCARSVWQPSWAGTTLAERMTSLVTDLNVASNKGLSERFDSTIGAATVLMPFGGKTQLTPSSAMVAKFPVDGETTTASAMAWGFNPYLMEADQFAGAYLSVVESIAKLVAAGFEHKRAYLSFQEYFERLRTEAERWGKPMAAVLGALMAQVDLGAGAIGGKDSMSGSFEDEAGELNVPPTLISFAVAVGRAARAVSPEFKGLTHRVVRIAPATYGEDYRPDAQQLLAAFDAVEALTATGNALAISTPGYGCGAESLFKMCVGNQIGIELAEDVDVESLFTPLYGSFIVELAEDAELPEVADGVVVEPLGTTVEGYVIDTGSEVIELAELQEAWESGIEGVFAYRSAGETPEVETIDFRAKDIHVYGGAKIARPRVIIPVFPGNNCEYDSARAFRAAGAEADTFVINNLTPEAVAESTHELARRIRASQIVMIPGGFSGGDEPDGSAKFITAFFRAPEVTEAVRDLLKARDGLMLGICNGFQALVKLGLVPYGDIVDATPDAPTLTFNTIGRHQSRLVRTRISSNLSPWLSQCSLDDPYTVAISHGEGRFVANDEVLAQLIANGQVATQYVGEDGKPNMDLSVNPNGSALAIEGITSPDGRVLGKMGHAERRGDNLYRNVPEHVPGDKFMPIFESGVAYFA from the coding sequence ATGGTCTCTCGTATCTACGTGGAGAAGAAACCCGGGTTCGACGTCGAGGCTCAGCAGCTCAAGGGCGAGCTGACCGAGATTCTCGGCATCAAGGGCATCGAGGCCCTGAGGATCATCAACCGCTACGACGTCGAGGGCATCGACGAGGAGCTTTTCCGCTCCTGCGTGCCGACCGTCTTTAGCGAGCCCCAGGTCGATGTGACCTACGACGAGCTCCCCGCAAGCGATGGCGCCATCTTTGCCGTCGAATTCCTGCCTGGCCAGTTTGACCAGCGCGCCGACTCCGCCAGCGAGTGCGTGCAGCTCATCAGCCAGGGCGAGCGCCCCGCCGTGCGCTCCGCCAAGGTCTATATGATCTCGGGCGCTCTGGACGAAGCCGCCGTCGAGGCCATCAAGCACTACGTGGTGAACCCCGTCGAGGCGCGCATCGCCTCGCTCGACCTGCCCAAGACACTGTACATGGAGACCCCCGAGCCTGCGCCCGTCGAGGTGCTCGCCGGCTTCCGCGAGCTCGACGAGGCCGGCCTTGCCGCCTTTATCTCCGAGCGCGGTCTTGCCATGGACGAGGCGGACATCGCCTTTTGCCAGCAGTACTTCCGCGATGAAGATCGCGACCCCACCATCACCGAGATCCGCGTGATCGACACCTACTGGTCCGATCACTGCCGCCACACCACCTTCGGCACCGTCCTGGACGACGTGACGATCGACGACGCCGTGGTGCAGCAGGCCTTCGACCGCTACATGGAAATGCGCCACGAGCTCGGTCGCGACGCCAAGCCCGTCTGCCTCATGGACATGGGCACCATCGGCGCCAAGTACCTTAAGAAGACCGGCGTCATGACCGATGTCGACGAGTCCGAGGAGATCAACGCCTGCACCGTCAAGGTGAAGGTCGATGTCGATGGCGAGGACCAGGACTGGCTGTTCCTCTTTAAGAACGAGACCCACAACCACCCGACCGAGATCGAGCCCTTCGGCGGTGCCGCTACCTGCGTGGGCGGCGCCATCCGTGACCCGCTCTCGGGCCGCAGCTATGTGTACCAGGCCATGCGCGTCACCGGCGCCGGCGACCCCACCGTCCCGGTTTCCGAGACGCTCGAGGGCAAGCTGCCGCAGCGCAAGCTCGTGACCACTGCTGCCGCCGGCTACTCCAGCTACGGCAACCAGATCGGCCTTGCCACCGGTCAGGTCAACGAACTCTATCACCCCGGCTACGTGGCCAAGCGCATGGAGGTCGGCGCCGTCGTGGGCGCTACCCCGGCAAACCACGTGCGTCGCGAGTGCCCCGCCCCCACCGACAAAATCATCCTGCTGGGCGGCCGCACCGGCCGTGACGGCATCGGCGGTGCCACTGGCTCCTCCAAGACCCAGAACACCGAGTCCATCGAGACCTCGGGCGCCGAGGTCCAGAAGGGCAACGCCCCGGTCGAGCGCAAGCTGCAGCGTCTGTTCCGCCGCGGCGACGCATGTCGCCTGATCAAGCGCTGCAACGACTTTGGCGCCGGCGGCGTCTCGGTCGCCGTAGGCGAGCTTGCCGACGGCCTGTACGTGGACCTGGACACCGTGACAAAGAAGTACGACGGCCTGGACGGCACCGAGCTCGCTATCTCCGAGTCCCAGGAGCGCATGGCCTGCGCCGTCGCCGACGGTGATGTCGAGGAGTTCATGGGTTACGCCGCCGAGGAGAACCTCGAGGCGACCGTTATCGCCGAGGTTACCGCCGAGCCGCGCATGCGCATGGCCTGGAACGGCGTCGCCATCGTCGACCTATCCCGCGAGTTCCTCAACTCCAACGGCGCGCCCAAGCACCAGGTCGCCCACGTGTGCGCCCGCAGCGTGTGGCAGCCCAGCTGGGCCGGCACCACGCTCGCCGAGCGCATGACCTCACTCGTCACCGACCTCAACGTCGCCTCCAACAAGGGTCTTTCCGAGCGCTTCGACTCCACCATCGGCGCCGCAACCGTGCTTATGCCTTTCGGCGGCAAGACGCAGCTCACCCCGAGCTCGGCCATGGTCGCCAAGTTCCCCGTGGACGGCGAGACCACCACGGCAAGCGCCATGGCATGGGGCTTCAACCCCTACCTGATGGAAGCCGACCAGTTTGCTGGCGCCTACCTGTCCGTGGTCGAGTCCATCGCCAAGCTCGTTGCCGCCGGCTTTGAGCACAAGCGCGCCTACCTCTCCTTCCAGGAGTACTTCGAGCGTCTGCGCACCGAGGCCGAGCGTTGGGGCAAGCCCATGGCAGCCGTCTTGGGTGCCCTTATGGCCCAGGTCGACCTGGGCGCCGGTGCCATCGGCGGCAAGGACTCCATGAGCGGCTCGTTTGAGGACGAGGCCGGCGAGCTTAACGTTCCGCCGACTCTGATCAGCTTCGCTGTGGCCGTGGGTCGCGCGGCGCGCGCCGTCTCCCCTGAGTTCAAGGGCCTGACGCACCGCGTCGTCCGCATCGCCCCCGCCACCTATGGCGAGGACTACCGTCCCGACGCTCAGCAGCTGCTCGCCGCGTTTGACGCCGTCGAGGCGCTCACCGCCACCGGCAACGCCCTGGCAATCTCCACGCCCGGCTACGGCTGCGGCGCCGAGAGCCTCTTTAAGATGTGCGTCGGCAACCAGATCGGTATCGAGCTTGCCGAGGACGTGGACGTGGAGAGCCTCTTCACCCCGCTCTACGGCAGCTTTATCGTCGAGCTCGCCGAGGATGCCGAGCTGCCCGAGGTCGCCGACGGCGTTGTCGTCGAGCCCCTGGGCACCACCGTCGAGGGCTATGTCATCGACACCGGCTCCGAGGTCATCGAGCTCGCCGAGCTCCAGGAGGCCTGGGAGAGCGGCATCGAAGGCGTCTTCGCCTACCGCAGCGCCGGTGAGACCCCCGAGGTCGAGACCATCGACTTCCGCGCCAAGGATATCCACGTGTACGGCGGCGCCAAGATCGCCCGCCCGCGCGTGATCATCCCCGTGTTCCCCGGCAACAACTGCGAGTACGACAGCGCCCGCGCCTTCCGCGCAGCCGGTGCCGAGGCCGACACCTTCGTGATCAACAACCTCACGCCCGAGGCCGTCGCCGAGAGCACCCACGAGCTTGCCCGCCGCATCCGTGCAAGCCAGATTGTCATGATCCCCGGCGGCTTCTCGGGCGGCGACGAACCCGACGGCTCCGCCAAGTTCATCACGGCGTTCTTCCGCGCTCCCGAGGTCACCGAGGCAGTCCGCGACCTGCTCAAGGCCCGCGACGGCCTGATGCTGGGCATCTGCAACGGCTTCCAGGCTCTGGTCAAGCTCGGCCTGGTGCCCTACGGTGACATCGTCGACGCCACGCCCGATGCGCCCACGCTGACGTTCAACACCATCGGCCGCCACCAGAGCCGTCTGGTGCGCACTCGCATCTCGTCCAATCTGTCCCCGTGGCTGTCGCAGTGCAGCCTGGACGACCCCTACACCGTCGCCATCAGCCACGGCGAGGGCCGCTTTGTCGCCAACGACGAGGTACTCGCCCAGCTGATTGCCAACGGCCAGGTCGCCACGCAGTACGTGGGCGAGGACGGCAAGCCCAACATGGATCTTTCCGTCAACCCCAACGGCTCCGCACTCGCCATCGAGGGCATCACGAGCCCCGACGGCCGCGTCCTGGGCAAGATGGGCCATGCCGAGCGTCGCGGCGACAACCTGTACCGCAACGTGCCCGAGCATGTCCCCGGCGACAAGTTCATGCCGATCTTTGAGAGCGGCGTAGCCTACTTCGCTTAA